The following proteins are co-located in the Symphalangus syndactylus isolate Jambi chromosome 21, NHGRI_mSymSyn1-v2.1_pri, whole genome shotgun sequence genome:
- the MRPS25 gene encoding small ribosomal subunit protein mS25 isoform X2: protein MPMKGRFPIRRTLQYLSQGNVVFKDSVKVMTVNYNTHGELGEGARKFVFFNIPQIQYKNPWVQIMMFKNMTPSPFLRFYLDSGEQVLVDVETKSNKEIMEHIRKILGKNEHYLAAPSKPESAVVPVTQEAEAGGSPEPRRLRLQ from the exons ATGCCCATGAAGGGCCGCTTCCCCATCCGCCGCACCCTGCAATATCTGAGCCAGGGGAACGTGGTGTTCAAGGACTCCGTGAAGGTCATGACAGTGAATTACAACACGCACGGGGAGCTGGGCGAGGGCGCCAG gaaatttgtatttttcaacaTACCTCAGATTCAATACAAAAACCCTTGGGTGCAGATCATGATGTTTAAGAACATGACGCCGTCACCCTTCCTGCGATTCTACTTAG ATTCTGGGGAGCAGGTCCTGGTGGATGTGGAGACCAAGAGCAATAAGGAGATCATGGAGCACATCAGAAAAATCTTGGGGAAGAATGA gCACTACCTGGCAGCACCATCTAAACCTGAATctgctgtggtcccagttactcaggaggctgaggcaggaggatcgcctgagcccaggaggttgaggctgcagtga
- the MRPS25 gene encoding small ribosomal subunit protein mS25 isoform X1: MPMKGRFPIRRTLQYLSQGNVVFKDSVKVMTVNYNTHGELGEGARKFVFFNIPQIQYKNPWVQIMMFKNMTPSPFLRFYLDSGEQVLVDVETKSNKEIMEHIRKILGKNEEILREEEEKKQLSHPANFGPRKYCLRECICEVEGQVPCPSLVPLPKEMRGKYKAALKASAQD, encoded by the exons ATGCCCATGAAGGGCCGCTTCCCCATCCGCCGCACCCTGCAATATCTGAGCCAGGGGAACGTGGTGTTCAAGGACTCCGTGAAGGTCATGACAGTGAATTACAACACGCACGGGGAGCTGGGCGAGGGCGCCAG gaaatttgtatttttcaacaTACCTCAGATTCAATACAAAAACCCTTGGGTGCAGATCATGATGTTTAAGAACATGACGCCGTCACCCTTCCTGCGATTCTACTTAG ATTCTGGGGAGCAGGTCCTGGTGGATGTGGAGACCAAGAGCAATAAGGAGATCATGGAGCACATCAGAAAAATCTTGGGGAAGAATGA GGAAATCctcagggaagaggaggagaaaaagcagCTGTCTCACCCAGCCAACTTTGGCCCTCGAAAGTACTGCCTGCGGGAGTGCATCTGTGAAGTGGAAGGGCAGGTGCCCTGCCCCAGCCTGGTGCCATTACCCAAGGAGATGAGGGGGAAGTACAAAGCCGCTCTGAAAGCCAGTGCCCAGGACTAA